In Myxococcus stipitatus, the following are encoded in one genomic region:
- a CDS encoding DMT family transporter, with protein sequence MDSASATGTAVKPASPLKIALAYCTCFLLWGSTWSVVKVGLEDLPPLRFLGSRLLLTAIVLLPFARLKGNVDARVAKRIAGLGMLQLAFPFGLLFFAQQWIPSSWAALLFSTFPVWLLFVGRVLMPDQPLTPGKLLAASMGVGGVVILQSSNLQGLALSGKVLLGVALALLSVAIIAVANVLIKRFMTNVPPQTLVFGQSLSSAVPLILLSLLLEPHSAAQWTPRAMGAVFYLAVFGTAFTYLCLYWLLPRISLTALGAMALLDTLVAVVLGVAFLDEPFTLSLVVGGALILGGAALANKLPQQSAPKPQENASS encoded by the coding sequence ATGGATTCCGCCTCCGCGACTGGCACCGCCGTCAAGCCAGCCAGCCCCCTGAAAATCGCCCTCGCCTACTGCACCTGCTTCCTCTTGTGGGGCTCCACGTGGTCCGTGGTGAAGGTGGGACTCGAGGACCTGCCTCCGCTGCGCTTCCTGGGCTCGCGCCTGCTGCTCACCGCCATCGTGCTGCTGCCCTTCGCCCGGCTGAAGGGGAACGTGGACGCGCGCGTCGCCAAGCGCATCGCGGGGCTGGGCATGCTCCAGCTCGCCTTCCCCTTCGGGTTGCTCTTCTTCGCCCAGCAGTGGATTCCCTCGAGCTGGGCGGCGCTGCTGTTCTCCACCTTCCCCGTGTGGCTCTTGTTCGTGGGCCGCGTGCTGATGCCGGACCAGCCGCTGACGCCGGGCAAGCTGCTGGCGGCGAGCATGGGCGTCGGAGGCGTGGTGATTCTCCAGTCCTCCAACCTCCAGGGGCTGGCCCTCTCCGGAAAGGTGCTGCTGGGCGTCGCGCTGGCGCTCCTGTCCGTGGCCATCATCGCGGTGGCCAACGTGCTCATCAAACGCTTCATGACGAACGTGCCGCCGCAGACGCTCGTCTTCGGCCAGTCGCTCAGCAGCGCGGTGCCGCTCATCTTGCTGTCGCTCCTCTTGGAGCCCCACTCCGCCGCGCAGTGGACACCTCGCGCGATGGGCGCCGTCTTCTATCTCGCGGTGTTCGGCACGGCCTTCACGTACCTGTGCCTCTACTGGCTGCTGCCGCGCATCTCCCTCACGGCGCTGGGCGCCATGGCCCTGCTCGACACGCTGGTGGCGGTGGTGCTGGGCGTCGCGTTCCTCGACGAGCCCTTCACGCTGTCACTCGTCGTGGGCGGCGCGCTCATCCTGGGAGGCGCGGCGCTGGCCAACAAGCTGCCGCAGCAGTCCGCGCCGAAGCCCCAGGAGAACGCCTCCAGCTGA
- a CDS encoding VCBS repeat-containing protein: MNRITRAAPLLALLVTACSDELDPAREIPPPPPVDQCTGLPPVALRAEPARVRVGSPVSLVASGGSGQYRYVLQDGGSSGELRADRFVAGHTPGTDTLVVEDARCPGDARATVEVLAPFDISPARADVRPQTSFQVAARGLLGSPTFSLTQSLSGATLSADGRYTAGTGEGLDLITVRDSQTGDEAVLQYNVSRTARLAGAPAYLAVPSGSSAPLGTRGGSDAVVWTKVSGPGALGAGRIGFQPGDTGMAVLEASDPFTGDKATVKVVVLDELTRPTQAHGRLSDVAALVAADFDGDGIQDLAVGQRESDMGAPMSGGAVFIYKGGSGGLDAQPLWVLKGATETAAFGESLAVGDLDGDGRAELAVASPTADVAGNNAGAVYLYSFKGGSPTPLRSALAGLLAGSSFGAGISVADMNGDGRMDLVVGTPAGDLAPTSAIRARGTVDIYLSTASAPVPDLPSIRLGGQDLSREGAPMSRSNTDLGRALVTGDFNKDGRMDIAALGKVSRYAADGTIPGMQVAISVFFGRTVGQRFRASPDVYVLPANLADSNEGTWRLSFVAGDATRPPLLMAVADRADSPDLSASGGVKSGGDAGGVLLFDLSGFTPTGDPAATPPQVKREEAFARIYGDASGMVAGRSFAVLDVDGVPGPELLLGAPYGAPPAPGNTTLRFGGKVLVYPLSTLTKGAVINKPLTAINGVAKSETLGSGLAAWRFADGDSLAAFSGRASSDQGAFTGRVELFRRAGASLAEWTRSTSNVPAMPSTELVGNQVAVAVGPRGGVALLGAQGWSGPGVNMDGDAMSIGRAYVRDVSRTATALVVEEGAPTPHKAGRSVGTDVAFTDFNGDGIPDTAVGAQTFFAPANNSAEIAATYATTRAECFTTATQTVGGVLISLGQADGTYKPAYRVWAPNQIAGCVPETDARCKRTNMGRGIVGGFDFNGDGKEDLGVLRDRGMEVFLGRAPDDASLAKLTMACNPIYSWPSMALNTFAPTNLGDINADGCADLGWRYAEGARSGIAILLGYDATGVKCGGRITPTVWRIAGDSEAQLNNMGLGVAMARAGKLMRNTNGTGDTRDFLAVSASAVVFNSVTQPAVLLFDLAQIRTEMAKRQAANAPLVVGALGDGLTPVVVVHQTRAVFFGSSLAGGLDLSGDGVDDLVVGAYGASVASDGGGAVFIYAGTPDLGGALSPYLTVVGDVSERSQVGMEVAVTPGKGGTPPTLVIGAPSSYRTGTRNGTAYALPLRF, encoded by the coding sequence ATGAATCGAATCACTCGCGCGGCCCCCCTCCTCGCGCTCCTCGTCACCGCCTGCTCGGATGAGCTGGACCCGGCGCGTGAGATTCCGCCTCCTCCTCCGGTGGACCAGTGCACGGGATTGCCCCCCGTCGCCCTCCGCGCCGAGCCTGCTCGCGTGCGCGTGGGCAGCCCGGTGTCGCTGGTGGCCTCGGGCGGCAGCGGCCAGTACCGCTATGTGCTCCAGGACGGGGGCTCGTCCGGAGAGCTGCGCGCGGACCGCTTCGTCGCGGGACACACGCCCGGCACCGACACGTTGGTGGTGGAGGATGCCCGCTGTCCGGGAGACGCACGCGCCACGGTGGAGGTGCTCGCGCCCTTCGACATCTCCCCGGCCCGCGCGGACGTGCGGCCGCAGACGTCGTTCCAGGTGGCGGCGCGGGGCCTGTTGGGCTCACCGACGTTCAGCCTGACGCAGAGCCTGTCGGGCGCCACGCTCTCGGCGGATGGCCGCTACACGGCGGGCACGGGCGAGGGGCTGGACCTCATCACCGTGCGCGACTCGCAGACGGGCGACGAGGCGGTGCTCCAGTACAACGTGAGCCGGACGGCGCGGCTCGCCGGTGCGCCCGCGTACCTCGCGGTGCCGTCGGGTTCGTCCGCGCCCCTGGGCACGCGCGGCGGCAGCGACGCGGTGGTGTGGACGAAGGTGTCGGGGCCCGGGGCGCTCGGCGCTGGGCGCATCGGCTTCCAGCCGGGAGACACGGGCATGGCGGTGCTGGAAGCCTCGGACCCCTTCACGGGCGACAAGGCGACGGTGAAGGTGGTGGTGCTGGACGAGCTGACGCGGCCGACCCAGGCGCACGGCCGGCTCAGCGACGTCGCGGCGCTGGTGGCGGCGGACTTCGACGGCGACGGCATCCAGGACCTCGCGGTGGGCCAGCGCGAGAGCGACATGGGCGCGCCCATGAGCGGCGGCGCCGTGTTCATCTACAAGGGCGGCAGCGGCGGGCTGGACGCGCAGCCGCTGTGGGTGCTCAAGGGCGCCACGGAGACCGCGGCGTTTGGTGAGTCGTTGGCCGTGGGAGACCTGGACGGCGACGGACGCGCGGAGCTGGCGGTGGCCTCGCCCACCGCGGACGTGGCGGGGAACAACGCCGGCGCGGTGTATCTGTATTCGTTCAAGGGCGGCTCGCCCACGCCGCTGCGCTCGGCGCTCGCCGGCCTGCTGGCGGGCTCCTCGTTTGGCGCGGGCATCTCCGTGGCGGACATGAACGGGGATGGACGCATGGACCTGGTGGTGGGGACTCCCGCCGGAGACCTGGCGCCCACCAGCGCCATCCGCGCGCGCGGCACGGTGGACATCTACCTGTCCACCGCCAGCGCTCCCGTGCCGGACCTGCCCAGCATCCGGCTGGGAGGCCAGGACCTCTCCCGCGAGGGAGCCCCCATGTCGCGCTCCAACACGGACCTGGGGCGCGCGCTGGTGACGGGGGACTTCAACAAGGACGGGCGCATGGACATCGCCGCGCTCGGCAAGGTGAGCCGCTACGCGGCGGATGGCACCATCCCGGGCATGCAGGTGGCCATCTCCGTCTTCTTCGGGCGCACCGTGGGGCAGCGCTTCCGGGCGAGTCCGGATGTGTATGTGCTGCCCGCCAACCTGGCGGACTCGAACGAGGGCACGTGGCGTCTGTCCTTCGTCGCGGGTGACGCGACGCGGCCTCCGCTGTTGATGGCGGTGGCGGACCGCGCGGACTCGCCCGACCTGAGCGCCAGTGGGGGCGTGAAGTCCGGTGGCGACGCGGGAGGCGTGCTGCTCTTCGACTTGAGTGGCTTCACGCCCACCGGTGACCCCGCGGCCACGCCTCCCCAGGTGAAGCGTGAGGAGGCCTTCGCGCGCATCTATGGCGATGCGTCCGGCATGGTCGCCGGGCGCAGCTTCGCGGTGCTGGACGTGGACGGGGTTCCAGGGCCGGAGCTGCTGCTGGGGGCGCCGTATGGCGCGCCGCCCGCTCCGGGCAACACGACGCTGCGCTTTGGCGGCAAGGTGCTGGTGTATCCGCTGTCGACGCTGACGAAGGGCGCTGTCATCAACAAGCCGCTGACGGCTATCAACGGCGTGGCGAAGTCGGAGACGCTGGGCTCGGGGCTCGCGGCGTGGCGCTTCGCGGATGGGGACTCGCTGGCGGCCTTCTCGGGCCGGGCCTCGTCGGACCAGGGCGCGTTCACCGGCCGGGTGGAGCTGTTCCGCCGGGCGGGCGCCTCGCTGGCGGAGTGGACGCGCAGCACGTCCAACGTGCCGGCGATGCCCAGCACGGAGCTGGTGGGCAACCAGGTGGCGGTGGCGGTGGGGCCTCGGGGAGGCGTGGCGCTGCTGGGCGCGCAGGGGTGGTCCGGTCCGGGCGTCAACATGGACGGCGACGCGATGTCCATTGGCCGCGCCTATGTGCGCGACGTGTCACGCACGGCCACGGCGCTGGTGGTGGAGGAGGGCGCACCGACGCCGCACAAGGCGGGGCGCAGCGTGGGCACGGACGTGGCCTTCACGGACTTCAACGGGGACGGCATCCCGGACACGGCCGTGGGGGCGCAGACCTTCTTCGCGCCGGCCAACAACAGCGCGGAGATTGCCGCGACCTACGCCACGACGCGAGCGGAGTGCTTCACCACGGCCACGCAGACCGTGGGCGGCGTGTTGATTTCGCTGGGGCAGGCGGATGGCACGTACAAGCCCGCCTACCGGGTGTGGGCCCCCAATCAAATCGCGGGCTGTGTTCCTGAAACGGATGCGCGCTGCAAGCGCACGAACATGGGCCGTGGAATCGTGGGTGGCTTCGACTTCAACGGCGATGGGAAGGAAGACCTGGGCGTGCTGCGGGACAGGGGCATGGAGGTCTTCCTGGGCCGCGCTCCGGATGACGCGTCGCTGGCGAAGCTCACCATGGCGTGCAACCCCATCTACTCGTGGCCCTCCATGGCCCTCAACACGTTCGCGCCCACGAACCTCGGGGACATCAACGCGGATGGCTGCGCCGACCTGGGGTGGCGCTACGCGGAAGGCGCTCGCTCCGGCATCGCCATCCTCCTGGGCTACGACGCGACGGGCGTCAAGTGCGGCGGGCGCATCACGCCCACCGTGTGGCGCATCGCGGGCGACAGCGAGGCGCAGCTCAACAACATGGGCCTGGGTGTGGCCATGGCCCGCGCGGGCAAGCTCATGCGCAACACGAATGGCACGGGGGACACGCGAGACTTCCTCGCGGTCAGCGCCAGCGCCGTCGTCTTCAACAGCGTCACCCAGCCCGCGGTGCTCCTCTTCGACCTGGCGCAAATCCGGACGGAGATGGCCAAGCGCCAGGCCGCCAACGCGCCGCTCGTCGTGGGCGCGCTGGGCGATGGGCTGACGCCCGTGGTGGTCGTGCACCAGACGCGCGCGGTGTTCTTCGGCTCCTCGCTGGCGGGAGGCTTGGACCTGTCGGGCGATGGCGTGGATGACCTGGTGGTCGGCGCGTATGGCGCCTCCGTGGCCTCGGATGGCGGCGGCGCCGTGTTCATCTACGCGGGCACGCCCGACCTGGGCGGCGCGCTCTCGCCCTACCTCACCGTGGTGGGGGATGTCTCGGAGCGCAGCCAGGTGGGGATGGAAGTCGCGGTAACACCTGGAAAGGGAGGAACACCTCCAACGCTGGTGATTGGCGCGCCGAGCAGCTACCGGACGGGGACGCGGAACGGGACGGCGTACGCGCTGCCGCTGCGCTTCTAG
- a CDS encoding DUF1501 domain-containing protein, with amino-acid sequence MKRNRLDENHRPERRTFLKAAAGFMGSTLFGGLPFRAFAQAATLAPADRCFVFVYFNGGWDQLLAFDPKDPDEFTPERAAETRILPGYNLINDPARFSAIPLRPDLPGVGRSNIDFGPAVGRLANHFDLMTVVRGINMNTLGHEVGYRYFLTGKMPIGSAARGSSTATEIVGQMKPRVPISNIAFNVESYNDRYPGYANALRVSRKDDLLLTLKPSPQALDSEIEKQLTDFRGQPITCEQAAYGARGVGTTYQNSRDQMHQVMAQQMESSFRFELNNAEMDEVRRRYSLDQSGRYDTEAGRAAMVATALKKGIAQCVTINLTGGLDTHFGSQLTHASNQRRGFDALASLVEDLRKSEHPGGGNFMDHTTIMVFSEFSRTPLINSSGGRDHHLCNSCMLMGAGVKHNYVFGRSGDIGMSPGTFDLRTGASDPNGENIFPEHVIATVLASAGLDYSITRVEPLRPILA; translated from the coding sequence ATGAAGAGAAATCGCCTCGACGAGAATCACCGTCCCGAGCGCCGCACCTTCCTCAAGGCCGCGGCCGGGTTCATGGGCTCCACGCTGTTCGGTGGCCTGCCCTTCCGCGCCTTCGCGCAGGCGGCCACGCTGGCGCCGGCCGACCGCTGCTTCGTCTTCGTGTACTTCAACGGAGGCTGGGACCAGCTGTTGGCCTTCGACCCGAAGGACCCGGACGAGTTCACCCCGGAGCGCGCGGCCGAGACGCGCATCCTCCCGGGCTACAACCTCATCAACGACCCGGCGCGCTTCTCCGCCATCCCCCTGCGTCCGGACCTGCCGGGAGTGGGCCGCTCCAACATCGACTTCGGCCCCGCGGTGGGGCGCCTGGCGAACCACTTCGACCTGATGACGGTGGTGCGCGGCATCAACATGAACACGCTGGGCCACGAGGTGGGCTACCGCTACTTCCTCACCGGGAAGATGCCCATCGGCAGCGCGGCGCGTGGCTCCTCCACGGCGACGGAAATCGTGGGGCAGATGAAGCCCCGCGTGCCCATCTCCAACATCGCCTTCAACGTGGAGTCGTACAACGACCGCTACCCCGGCTACGCCAACGCCCTGCGCGTCAGCCGCAAGGACGACCTGCTGCTCACGCTCAAGCCCAGCCCCCAGGCGCTGGACAGCGAAATCGAGAAGCAGCTGACGGACTTCCGCGGCCAGCCCATCACCTGCGAGCAGGCCGCCTACGGCGCGCGCGGCGTGGGCACCACGTACCAGAACAGCCGCGACCAGATGCACCAGGTGATGGCGCAGCAGATGGAGTCGTCGTTCCGCTTCGAGCTCAACAACGCCGAGATGGACGAGGTCCGCCGGCGCTACTCGTTGGACCAGAGCGGACGCTACGACACCGAGGCGGGCCGCGCCGCGATGGTGGCCACCGCGCTCAAGAAGGGCATCGCCCAGTGCGTCACCATCAACCTCACGGGGGGCCTGGACACGCACTTCGGCTCGCAGCTCACCCACGCCAGCAATCAGCGAAGGGGCTTCGACGCGCTGGCCAGCCTGGTGGAGGACCTGCGCAAGTCCGAGCACCCGGGCGGCGGGAACTTCATGGACCACACCACCATCATGGTGTTCTCCGAGTTCTCCCGCACGCCGCTCATCAACAGCTCGGGCGGCAGAGACCACCACCTGTGCAACTCGTGCATGCTCATGGGCGCGGGCGTGAAGCACAACTACGTCTTCGGCCGCAGCGGTGACATCGGCATGTCTCCGGGCACGTTCGACCTGCGCACGGGCGCGTCCGACCCCAACGGCGAGAACATCTTCCCCGAGCACGTCATCGCCACGGTGTTGGCGTCGGCGGGCCTGGACTACAGCATCACCCGCGTGGAGCCCCTCCGCCCCATCCTCGCCTGA
- a CDS encoding DUF1585 domain-containing protein, protein MLAERCLAIMAGAALFLALPASAEEAAVCAPVAKVRPERHLRQLTLDLLGRPPTWEEYKAVQQKGAVSQEDIRAMMSTEAFYARVRTFHRALLRSNISASVFNNGNSRLSGNGTTAAFGFGNNPSAALRGINGQSCNSEIEQSACLTTTQDPHAEPLTAGPRKCQDDMGVPMPVSFDYDTNFYTCTDLAAATANAVTDCSALTVAPTEANPWPKYRYFCDKRGSGAATKSFLCLPDKTKNTTAALTVETTDANGHIVSFDHPDPASKPALTTLKRCTLDVNLNNNIKGSYVSSLRGCIQREGYVTKPMGYWAPPGSPATVRVCAIEAQERDQNPWTRESCETARFTTDRSCGCGVGMRRCEVPAIGATTDPLYVRNVHDLRVAAINEEPLRIAESVVRLDEPYYNILTTRRSFVNGPLAEYFRQRQGVGVFSITAPAPVETLPALAYNDSNTWKEYTRDEAHSGVLTTPAFLYRFPTHRARVAEFYEAFLCKTFVPGPEASLPAPEDACNRENNLAKRCGCNYCHATIEPTGAHWGRYAERAAQFLPPTQFPRFDPKCRDCAIAGDTNCGGECSQYVMQAYDGDGASSLGLLKTYLYRTPDEEQNIEAGPRLLVERMYQSGELERCTVKRVWNEFLGRPMSAEEQRMYLAPLASDFAKSGHRFKTLVERVVSTDAYRRID, encoded by the coding sequence AGCGTTGCCTTGCCATCATGGCTGGCGCCGCCTTGTTCCTGGCCCTGCCAGCCTCCGCCGAGGAGGCTGCTGTCTGCGCGCCAGTCGCCAAGGTCCGTCCCGAAAGACATTTGAGGCAGCTCACCCTTGACCTGCTGGGTCGGCCTCCCACGTGGGAGGAGTACAAGGCCGTCCAGCAGAAGGGCGCGGTGTCTCAAGAGGACATCCGCGCGATGATGAGCACGGAGGCCTTCTACGCGCGCGTGCGCACCTTCCACCGCGCGCTCCTTCGCTCGAACATCAGCGCCAGCGTCTTCAACAACGGCAACTCACGGCTCAGCGGCAACGGCACCACCGCCGCCTTCGGCTTCGGGAACAACCCGTCCGCGGCGCTGCGGGGCATCAACGGGCAGTCCTGCAACTCCGAAATCGAACAGAGCGCGTGCCTGACGACGACGCAGGACCCGCACGCCGAGCCGCTCACCGCGGGGCCGCGCAAGTGCCAGGACGACATGGGCGTGCCCATGCCCGTCAGCTTCGACTACGACACCAACTTCTACACCTGCACGGACCTGGCGGCCGCCACGGCGAACGCGGTGACGGATTGCTCCGCGCTGACGGTGGCGCCCACGGAGGCCAACCCCTGGCCGAAGTACCGCTACTTCTGTGACAAGCGCGGCTCGGGCGCGGCGACCAAGTCCTTCCTGTGTCTGCCGGACAAGACCAAGAACACCACGGCCGCGCTGACGGTGGAGACGACGGACGCCAACGGCCACATCGTGTCCTTCGACCATCCGGACCCCGCATCGAAGCCCGCACTGACGACGCTGAAGCGTTGCACGCTGGACGTGAACCTGAACAACAACATCAAGGGTTCCTACGTCTCCTCCCTGCGCGGCTGCATCCAGCGCGAGGGCTACGTGACGAAGCCCATGGGCTACTGGGCGCCCCCGGGTTCTCCCGCGACGGTGCGGGTGTGCGCCATCGAGGCGCAGGAGCGGGACCAGAACCCCTGGACGCGTGAGTCCTGTGAGACGGCGCGCTTCACCACCGACCGCAGCTGTGGCTGCGGCGTGGGCATGCGCCGCTGCGAGGTCCCCGCCATCGGCGCGACGACGGACCCGCTGTACGTGCGCAACGTGCACGACCTGCGCGTGGCCGCCATCAACGAGGAGCCGCTGCGCATCGCCGAGTCGGTCGTCCGACTGGACGAGCCCTACTACAACATCCTCACCACCCGCCGCTCGTTCGTGAACGGCCCGCTGGCGGAGTACTTCCGGCAGCGCCAGGGCGTGGGGGTCTTCAGCATCACCGCGCCCGCGCCGGTGGAGACCCTCCCCGCGCTGGCCTACAACGACAGCAACACGTGGAAGGAATACACCCGCGACGAGGCGCACTCCGGCGTGTTGACCACGCCCGCGTTCCTCTACCGCTTCCCCACGCACCGCGCCCGCGTCGCCGAGTTCTACGAGGCGTTCCTCTGCAAGACCTTCGTGCCCGGCCCCGAGGCGTCCCTGCCGGCGCCCGAGGACGCGTGCAACCGCGAGAACAACCTGGCCAAGCGCTGTGGCTGCAACTACTGCCACGCCACCATCGAGCCCACCGGCGCCCACTGGGGCCGCTACGCCGAGCGCGCAGCGCAGTTCCTGCCGCCCACGCAGTTCCCCCGGTTCGACCCCAAGTGCCGCGACTGCGCCATCGCCGGAGACACCAACTGCGGCGGCGAGTGCAGCCAGTACGTCATGCAGGCGTATGACGGCGACGGCGCCAGCAGCCTGGGCCTGCTCAAGACGTACCTGTACCGCACGCCGGACGAGGAGCAGAACATCGAGGCGGGCCCGAGGCTCCTGGTGGAGCGCATGTATCAGTCGGGTGAACTGGAGCGCTGCACGGTGAAGCGCGTCTGGAACGAGTTCCTCGGCCGGCCCATGTCGGCGGAGGAGCAGCGGATGTACCTGGCCCCGCTCGCCAGTGACTTCGCCAAGAGCGGCCATCGCTTCAAGACGCTCGTGGAGCGCGTGGTGTCCACCGATGCCTACCGGAGGATTGACTGA